The Nocardia sp. NBC_00508 nucleotide sequence TGGCTGCGATACTTCGTGTTGAGCTGACGCACCAACCGGCCCGCCCACCATCTTCCACGGCGAGAGGAGCCGGTCTTTTACGGATTTCGCGCGGGCGGGCAGTCGTGCCGCGCCGTATCCTGCAGGTATGCGCGCTGCTCAAATGGCCGAGGAGTATCCGGTGGTCAATCTGGACACCGACGCGCTCGACGCTGCTCGCCTGCTGGCCGAGCATCGGCTGCCCGGCATCGTGGTTACCAACGACCAGGGCATCCCGCAGGCAGTGTTGCCTGCCTCCCAGGTAGTGCGGTTCATTGTCCCGAAGTATGTGCAGGACGACCCGTCGCTGGCCGGGGTGCTGTCGGAATCGATGTGCGACCGCAGCGCGGACAAGTTGCGCGGCAAGAAGGTTCGCGACGTGATCCCCGAACAACTCAGCAAAGTGCCGGCGGCCGCAGCTGACGACACCATCATCGAGGTCGCTGCGGTGATGGCGCGGCTGCGGTGTCCACTCATCGCCGTGCTGAAAGGCGACGAACTCATCGGAGTGATCACCGCTGCGCGCCTGCTGGCCGCCGCGCTACACGACCAATGACCCACAACGGGAGTGCGAAGTCCCTCCGTGACCGGCCATGTGCGGCCTTTGGGCGCGCTTCGGATATCGTGTCCTCGCCAATGTCGGGCGCATCGGTGGTATTTCGTGCTCGGAGAGCGCGCCGCGCGGTCGATCAGTCGCCGTTCCGGTTCCGGCGTCGGATGAGGTAAGCGACGATGAGGAACCCGCCGATCAAGGCCGCAGCGATAGCCTCGCCCACAACTCCTCCCGCGACGTAGTTCGGAGACGTCCCAGTGACGATGTCGCCGAGACCGACGTGACAGTACTCCGGCATAGGACGATCCGGACTCTTTCGGGGCGAGTTCCGCCATGCTCGGCGTAGCCGCTACTCGAGCCATCCGGTTTCCATGCCGCCGACGGACGCAAACGACACCTGGCTGCAGGCAGTAGGACTTGCGGATGTTCAGGTTGTTCGGGCCGCGCCGGACGGCATCGCTTCGTCGCCGAGAGTGCTGTGTCCGGCGGTGGCGACCACGGCGCCGTATTCGCTGATCAGCCATTGGCCGCAGACGCAGCGCAGGTAGCGCACCGGGCCGTGCGAGGAGATCGGGGCGGGTGCCGGCCAGGAGCATGCGGGGCAGGTAGCGATCACGATCTCAGCCTGATGTAATGGCTTTGTGCATTTCAACCCTTACGGCGGAGCGGCGGCCGAGTTGGCCGCCCGGCTGGTGAACGCGGAGCCGGAGCAAGACCTGATCCGGTTGCTGGGCGAATCCGGGTACAAGCCGCTCGGGTCGTTGAACGCTCGCCAGCTCGCCGAGCTGCGTCGGTGGATCGCCAGACTCGACGTGGTCTTCGATAACCCCGGCGTGGAAATGCTCAACGCGCTACTGGCGGAGACCACCAGTCAGCCGTATATCTCCACGCACGACGGGCGTAAGCCGCACCTGCACTACGCGCGCGAGGATGCGCCGATGGATGAGCGGGTGAAAGCGTATACCGCGGCGGGGCTGGCGCAACTGTTCTGTGAGGATCCGAACCGTATCGGGCGCTGCGCCCGGGCGGGTTGCGGACTGGTGTTCATCGACACCTCCCGCAATGGACGTCGCCGCTTCTGCTCGACGCGCTGCTCGAATCGGGTGCACGTCGCCGCGCACCGCACACGCCACTCGGCTTGAAACGCGGCAGCGTCGCCGAGGCCGCCCCG carries:
- a CDS encoding CBS domain-containing protein, whose amino-acid sequence is MRAAQMAEEYPVVNLDTDALDAARLLAEHRLPGIVVTNDQGIPQAVLPASQVVRFIVPKYVQDDPSLAGVLSESMCDRSADKLRGKKVRDVIPEQLSKVPAAAADDTIIEVAAVMARLRCPLIAVLKGDELIGVITAARLLAAALHDQ
- a CDS encoding CGNR zinc finger domain-containing protein → MHFNPYGGAAAELAARLVNAEPEQDLIRLLGESGYKPLGSLNARQLAELRRWIARLDVVFDNPGVEMLNALLAETTSQPYISTHDGRKPHLHYAREDAPMDERVKAYTAAGLAQLFCEDPNRIGRCARAGCGLVFIDTSRNGRRRFCSTRCSNRVHVAAHRTRHSA